The following are encoded together in the Lactuca sativa cultivar Salinas chromosome 1, Lsat_Salinas_v11, whole genome shotgun sequence genome:
- the LOC111900070 gene encoding glycosyltransferase BC10 — protein sequence MQSRLVTMEEGKDPTTNSIKTNQSRVFPFRLLRFMLIFLGAGIILSIISIRMNRNLGFRTIIPGTQPCFQEPISLQNLIKPPSNYMHTMNDSELLWRASVVPQIKEYPFKRIPKIAFMFLARGPLPLSPLWEKFFEGNEGLYSIYVHSLPSYSPDFSTSSVFYGRQIPCQLVEWGRMSMCDAERRLLANALLDISNEWFVLLSEACIPLHNFSIIYQYISRSRFSFMGAMDEPGPYGRGRYNPNMLPEVNISQWRKGSQWFETNRNLAVDIIKDTKFYPKFEQFCRPACYVDEHYFPTMLTIQSPYLLANRSLTYVDWSRGGAHPATFGKNDMRKEFFKKILEDQKCVYNNQPTSVCFLFARKFAPSALDVLLEHSMEFFGF from the exons ATGCAGTCAAGGTTAGTGACAATGGAGGAAGGCAAAGATCCCACCACTAATTCAATCAAGACAAATCAATCTAGGGTTTTTCCATTTAGATTACTTAGATTCATGTTGATTTTTCTAGGCGCTGGCATTATTCTTTCAATCATTAGTATACGCATGAACAGAAATTTAGGCTTTCGGACTATCATTCCAGGAACACAGCCTTGTTTTCAAGAACCCATTAGTTTACAGAATCTGATTAAGCCTCCATCAaattacatgcatacaatgaaTGACAGTGAGCTGTTATGGCGAGCTTCAGTTGTTCCTCAAATCAAAGAATACCCGTTCAAAAGAATACCTAAAATTGCGTTCATGTTCTTGGCAAGAGGACCATTACCTCTGTCACCATTGTGGGAGAAGTTTTTTGAAGGAAATGAAGGACTTTATTCAATTTATGTTCATTCTTTGCCTTCGTATTCACCAGATTTTTCAACATCTTCAGTCTTTTATGGGAGGCAAATTCCTTGTCAG TTGGTGGAATGGGGAAGAATGAGCATGTGTGATGCAGAAAGACGACTTCTAGCAAATGCATTACTTGATATCTCAAACGAATGGTTTGTCCTCTTATCAGAAGCATGCATACCTCTGCACAATTTCAGCATAATTTATCAATACATTTCAAGATCAAGATTCAGCTTCATGGGTGCAATGGATGAACCTGGACCATACGGGCGGGGTAGGTACAACCCCAACATGTTACCAGAAGTCAACATTAGTCAATGGCGAAAAGGGTCTCAGTGGTTTGAAACCAATAGGAATCTTGCAGTTGATATCATTAAAGACACCAAATTTTACCCTAAATTTGAACAGTTTTGTAGACCTGCGTGTTATGTTGATGAACATTATTTTCCTACCATGTTGACTATTCAGTCTCCATATTTGTTGGCAAATAGGAGTCTTACGTATGTTGACTGGTCAAGGGGTGGGGCCCATCCGGCTACTTTTGGGAAGAATGATATGAGGAAGGAGTTTTTTAAAAAGATTCTAGAAGATCAAAAATGTGTTTATAATAATCAGCCAACTTCTGTTTGTTTTCTTTTTGCACGGAAGTTTGCTCCTAGTGCTTTGGATGTGTTGTTGGAACATTCGATGGAGTTCTTTGGGTTCTAG